TCTGAAGGGTAGCCAGCAAGAGGATAGgcacaaaatgaaaatgactgtGAAAGGCCAGAGATCTGGAAAAAACTCTTTTTATGTGATATTCTTGGTAGTTGGAGGGAGCTAGGGGGTGAGTGgcccaagatgaaaactagaaaggtgGGCAGGGGTTTTGAGCAAGGGAAAGCAATCACATTTTTCCTCTTAAGTTTGTGTTAATGGTCCCATAGTTTGGAAATTGAGCATTGTGAATTGTTCTGACTGTATGAATTATTGTACTCAGCAGTTTTAATCTCTGTCAGATTCTCTGTAGCAGATGTTACAAcacttctccattttttttttttttaacaaacccCCAAGCCTGCCTTCTTTTTCACTTTGTATTAAGCTTTGCTGACCAAGAAGGAGGTCTGATAAGAACTTCCTCAACTTTTCTCTTCCAGATTTTCACAAGTAGCCTTATTCAGCTTTATACTTTATACTCCCTGTCTCCTGTTTGGGCATTATATACTGCTTAAATTCCATGGTTTAACTCTGAACTGTACGCATCTTTTGTTGTCTTAGTTTCTTAAAGAGTACAAGGACTAAAAAGTGAATTCATTTTCATTGTCCATAATTAAcaacctgtgttttttttttttttttttttttaaaagatggagtctcgctctgtcactcaggctggagcgtaatggcgtggtcttggctcactgcaacctctgcctcctgggttcaagcgattctcccgcctcagcctcccgaatagcttggactataggtccgccaccacacctggctaatttttgtatttttagtagagacggggtttcaccatgttggccagtctggtctcgaacccctgaccttgtgatccatccgcctgggcctcccaaagtgctgggattacaggcgtgagccatcacacctggccaacaacATGTTTTTTGCATATAATCTGTTTTCCTCCACATTCACCACTGATCAGAAAGCAATATATAATCCCCttttaaagggagagaaaaacatcagataaatCTCAACTTGCCTTTACCTATCCTCCTCTACCCTATCTTCAGGgactttaaaatttactttctctCATAAAGATAACATATTTACCTTGTAGAAATATTGCTCTACCTACTGTATGGAAAACAGGTTGGTGCATAGGAGAAAGACTGAGTCTGAAGAGAGAGAGTGATGGTAGTCAGTACTATTGATAATAAATGATGGAGGTTGTGTCTAGAGTGGTGACAGCGGAGATAGAGAATAGTGGACAGACTAGAAAACTGTTAAGGAGGTGGGATTGATAGAAGTTAGTGAATGATGGAAGTGGTGAATAATGGGATGCAGTAAGTAAAGAACAAGGCATTGTCAAAGATAACTCAGGTTTTTGACGTGAGCAACTGAGATAGTAGCAATAGTGCTATATACTGAGCTAGAGAAAGCCAGAGAAGGAGCAGAGTGGGGTAGATCAGAGATGATCTGGATTTGGATATGATGTGATTATGGTACCTTTCCAAAATCTAAATACAGGTGTCAACTGGGTATTTGGGTGGACTGGTATAGAGTTTAGAGATCTGAGCTGGAGAAATAAAATTACTAGTCTAGGGATGGTATTGGAAAAATGTGGGTTTTGGgtattgggccaggcatggtggctcacacctgtaatcctagcactttgggaggccgaggtgggtcgatcacttgaactcaggagtctgtaactagcctgggcaacatggtgaaaccccgtctctacaaaaaatacaaaaattagccaggcatggtggcttgcgcctgtagtctcagctacttcagggggctgaggcaggagcggGGGTGGGAATAATTGGGccaaggagacagaggttacagtgagccaagatggcgcccctgcactccagcctgggtgacaaagtgagaccctgtcttaaaaaaaaaaaaagaagaagagctCATGTTGGTGGATGGGAAAAGGACCTAGATGTAGGACTAAATCCTGAGATTTGGTAGAGGAAGTTAAGCCTACAAAGTAGACTGAGAAGGACTAGCCAGAAGAATAGAGAAATCTTGAAGCCAAAGAAAAGCATTAATTGGTTTAAAGAACAGAGAGAGTTGTCAGGCATAAAATGCTGCTTAAATATTAAGTAAGATTAGGGCCAAAATATGTTGGATTTAGAGATAGGGAGGTCATTAATGACCCGGGTAATAACTGTTCcactggtttttttgtttttgtttttttgagacagggtcttgctctgtcacccagcctggaacgTACTGATGCAAACACGGCTCATGGCAGCCctgactccctgggctcaaggcatcctccttgctcagtctccccagtagctggaaccacagcatgtgccacatgcccagctaatttttaaatattttgtagagatggggtcttgccatgttgcctaggcttgttcCACTGGTTTGATAGAAGGAGATGTCAGGTTGGATTGGGTTGCAGAAGGGAGTGTGAGAGTTGAGGAAATAGAAGTTTATACAGCTCTCATAATAAGATCGACTGTGAAAGAAGAGCATGATACCTAGAGAGGGAGATGTGAGATTGAAGGTGATAGGTCGAAGGAGGgtttcaaaaatgaatgaatgaatgttctaGTTGGATGTGACAGGTGGACGAGAGCCAAGGAATAATCAATAATGTAAGGTTCTAGGGAAATGAGAGGGGGATGAGCTCTAGTACTCATGTAGAGGAGGTTGCGTTTAGATTGGAGggaagaacagcatgggggaaagtGCTGTTCTAATAGGAAAAATGTTGTATATTTATTACTTCACTGAATGTAAATTTACTGTCAGCGTTAACCCAGAGGGTTGATAACCTTTTATGCCATTTTTGTGATGCAATTCCTATTTGacaattatatcattttatactGCTAGCTGCTTGACTGTTCCTACCAGAAAAACCTATTTTTTCCCCCTTGACCAAAAACAATATATGCAGTAAATAATCTGGTCATTTGGAAATATTAATCTTTATGTATGACATCATTTCCCCCTGTGGTTAGCGCACTTTGTTTTTATTCCACTGCAGGGAGTTTAGTCAGAGCTTATGTTTTCACTTTCTGTGACTTTTTTCTCctgtatttaattaattatagCAAAATTCCACTCTAGGGAGAAAGCATAGTAGAATTTATTGACTAAACTTGACCCAAAGAGTAGTCTAGTGTTATGGCCCAGAAAAAGCACTTTTTCTTCAGAAGACTTTTATGTCAGAGTGGATTTTTTGAATAGATAATGCTTGCATACATTACGAATTCAAGAGATACAAAACTGCATACCGCACTGTCTTCTCCTGTTCCCTTATTCACCTGCTTTCCTTCCAAGTTGGTATTACTATTTTCTTAAGTGTCTTTCCAAAGTCTGTGCATCTACAGGTAAACTCATGTAAAtttagttttgttatttatttacataaatgctataatgtatcttttttcattaaaattgcgTGAGAGCTGTTTCTTATCTCTCtgtataaaatgctttttctttttttaatggccaCATTGTGTGAACATACCATGATGAACTAACCTGTGTCCTATTTATGGTCAATACTAGTCTTTTGTGATTGATTTGAACATATTTAAGTGGTTTTAACTGCAATACCAGTTACTAATTTAGGTAGTAGAAATTAAATCTCAGTTAACACTCAAATTTAAGGAACTTGAAAGATAATCATTAAATTGAATGATGTGCcatattgtcattttttttttaaacagggaaaAACAATCTAGATTTACTTGTGTTATCCACACAACTTATTTCTTGAAGAAACAAGAGttgtatggtcattttaacaaattTACTTTTCAGTCTGATGCTGTATTATGTACTTTGAAAATATCCAGTGCTGCCTTCTTTCACAAATTGAGACTTTGATGCTTGTCCTATATAGCTGACATTAattttgtctgagtatattttctcagatattttagccttaagaagaatttttttttttgagacggagtctcactttgtcgcccaggctggagtgcagtggtgcgacctcggctcactgcaagctcctcctcctgggttcaagtgattctcctgcttcagcctcctaaatagctgagattacaggtgcctgccaccacgcccggctgatttttgtatttttagtagagatggggtttcactatcttggccaggctggtcttgagctcctgatcttgtgatccacccgccttggcctcccaaagtgctgggaatacaagtgtgagtcaccatgcccgacctTGAGAAGTATCTTTATTCCAGAATATACAACTTGAATCTCCATAATATAATTAACtctcatttttattcagttaGAAAATCTTGGTCCCCTCCACTGCTaaatttggcttaaaaaaaagaacttgggTTTATTCCTCATACCTGGGGGTATTTTGTatctatgaatattttatttcatgtttgtaTTGACAGCATGCTTTATGTATAACAGTCTCCATTGGTTTAACTGTTACTCCCTCTGTTGGCTTTCAGAGGTGTTACATTTTTTTGTAATGGTGTCAGAAAAAATCTTTATGCTGATTTTCACGTAGCTCCAACATTAGTACTATAATTGATACAAATATGTGAAGTAGGCTGCACAcaatgttgttttatttattttttatttattttatttatttttgagatggagtcttgctctgtcacccaagctggagcacagtggcgttatcttggctcactgcaacctccgcctcccaggttcaagcggttcttttgcctcagcctcccgagtagctgggactacaggtgctcgccaccatgtctggccaatttttgtatttttagtagagatggcgtttcaccatgttggccagactggtctcaaactcccgacctcaggtgatccacccacctccacctcccaaagtgctgggataacaggtgtgagccaccactcctggcctaggattgttttaaattaacaaatgttTCAGTGGCCACGAATGTTCTGGTTTCCATGAATGTGTTAAGGAAACTTAATCAGAATGCCTGTTTTATCAACAGCTGAGAACAGggctatgaaaaacaaaacaggtgtACAGAATGTTTGTATTAAGCAAAAAGTGGACTTGGCATGTCAGATCTGTTTTAAAGGATTTTTCAAGTATTTCCTAGTTTTTGTCTACTATAGATTGAACTATCAAGGTAACTTGATGGAATGAGACGATGGAAATGCCACATTACACCTAACTAGCATACCATATAGATTAAtggttgtgtgtgtctgtgacctGTGGACATGATAGTTGCTTTCTGTACTGTAACACTTACAGGGCAAGTTATTTACttgctttccatatttagcaTCCTCTTTAAAAACCACCAGATTttcaataggttcttggaaaccgCAACTTTAAATGGAACAAGATACTGCTGGTCTTTGAATGATGTCCTTTAGTTATAACGTTAATgaaaaaattggttttgttaaACGTCATTTCACTTAAAGTCTCAGTTTGCAAGAACCTGTTGACAATGTTAAGTAAGGACTTAACTGTATAGGTCATAAGCTTTTGAGGTTAAATATTATATCCTGTACCTGTATGGTTAATTGGAGTTGTATCACTCACAGTGGTGGTAGAGTGTTAGGTTTTAAATTTAGCATCCAAAGTGTAAAATGGGTGTAGAGTATTTTCTCTTAAATCCGTTAATTCATTCATAGAATATACTAGGCTTTTTGGGTTCTGTATTTGGTGACCATTGTTGATAAAACATCAATTTGAACACTAGCCTCACATTCAGCATGATGAGGTATGTGGGAGCTAGGTAGGATTGAGGAAGCATCAGATTCTGGCCTTTCATCTTAATGCTTCACTAGAGCAACTCCTATTGAGGGGACTGCAGACAAGTTTGATGCATAGTATTTGGTTGCTCATTTGCCAAATGCATGTAGTTGGAGTGTgcgtgtgtttttgttttttttttaagcataagtgtaggggccaggtgtggtggcttactcctataatcccagcagtttgggaggccacagtgggtggatcacttgagctcaggagttcgagaccagcttgggcaacatggtgaaatcctgtctctacaaaaaatgcaaaaattagctgggtgcggtggtgtgcgcctgtagtcccagccatttggaaggctggggcaagagaattgcttgagtcacGGCAACGGAGGTtgcagctgagattgcaccattgcactccagcctgggtggcagagtgagaccctgtctcaaaaaaaaaaaaaatttgatgttTCTCTATTGTAACTCCCCTCCTCCTACCTCCTTTCTTTTTGGATTTGAATGTAAAAGTAGTCattccgccgggcgcggtggctcaagcctgtaatcccagcactttgggaggctgagacgggcggatcacgaggtcaggagatcgagaccatcctggctaatacggtgaaaccctgtctctacttaaaaatacaaaaaactagccgggcgacgaggcgggcgcctgtagtcccagctactcgggaggctgaggcaggagaatggcgtaaacccgggaggcggagcttgcagtgagccgagatccggccactgcactccagcctgggtggcagagcgagactccgtctcaaaaaaaaaaaaaaaaaaaaaaagtagtcattCCAGGTAATGCATTTCTAGACTAGTGTTAaagcattctttttcatttatatcaAAGTCAATACATGCATATTAATTATATCAGAGTTTTGAAGATTTCTTTCTAGaacactttaaataaaattataaactggAAAATGTTCATTACATGTTGGCCTTGCAAGTTCAGTAATAGTGATTAATATTATGGCATTTTTAGTAGCTCAGTATACTTAGATTTTGATAGTATTAATCCTTTGAATTTGTTGATCAGACAAGCagataataatatgtatatattttaaaggccTGTGTAATGGTAAGTTTTGCCCCACCCACTTATAAAGGTAGGCATGTTGTGTTGATCAAATAATCTGGCGTTCTGTTTATTGACTTTGTGTGTTTTTGTACAGGTTGCTTTCCTGTTGCATCTTTGATATCATTTCCTAGACTCTACTCCATGATTTAACTTGAAATTCTGAAATGAAGATGGAGGAGTCAGTGGGAAAAGTCGAAGAACTCATTGAGTCCGAAGCCCCACCAAAAGCTTCTGAACAAGAGACAGCCAAGGAGGAAGATGGATCTGTAGAACTGGAATCTCAAGTTCAGAAAGATGGTGTAGCGGATTCTACAGTGATTTCTTCAATGCCCTGCTTGTTGATGGAACTGAGAAGGGACTCTTCTGAGTCTCAGTTAGCATCCACGGAGAGTGACAAGCCTACAACTGGCCGAGTTTATGAGAGTGACTCCTCTAATCACTGCATGCTTTCCCCTTCCTCTAGTGGTCACCTGGCTGATTCAGATACATTGTCTTCCGCAGAAGAGAATGAACCCTCTCAGGCAGAAACAGCGGTAGAAGGAGACCCTTCAGGAGTGTCTGGTGCCACAGTTGGGCGCAAGTCTAGGCGGTCCCGATCAGAAAGTGAAACATCCACTATGGCTGCCAAGAAAAACCGGCAATCCAGTGATAAACAGAATGGCCGAGTCGCCAAGGTTAAAGGTCATCGGAGCCAAAAGCACAAGGAGAGGATCAGGCTACTGAGGCAGAAACGGGAGGCTGCTGCAAGGAAGAAATATAACCTGCTGCAGGACAGTAGTACCAGTGATAGTGACCTGACTTGTGACTCAAGCACGAGCTCATCGGATGATGATGAAGAGGTTTCAGGGAGCAGCAAGACAATCACTGCAGAGATACCAGGTAGAGGATGTTTTTTAAACTGACTGTAAAGTACCTGATGGCAGTCTCAGCTGTCAGGCTCAGTTAGATGAGTGACACTTGAAAAAATCCAGGAGACCTGCAGCTCTGTGTAAATTTGAAGACTGCAGTCTATTACAAGACATGGCCAATTTATAAAACCTGTTCTGAGGTTTCCAGTGCACTTTAgcacatcaggaaaaaaaaaaattaaatggttaaTGATAGGGACaagattatttttaagtaatgGAATTTCTCACAAGTCTCTCTGTAACACATTACCTGAACTCCCATCATTGCCTTTTTAGCACTGCTTAGATTTAATACTCACTGTTCAGCATCATTACTGAGTACATTCTCCTCAGGAATAGGCACCTTGCTTTATTAtatagccactgcactcgagcttGTAGTGTCTGAAATAACACATTCTATCTTTTGTTAaagttttctaataatttttcctCCAAAAACAGTAGTTTTATGTGTTTTACCCCATATTCAATGCATGGTAAGCTAGTTATCCTTGTTACAAATCTTTCTATCTTAAGTTGTCACTCACATTGAAAAGAATGTCTTTCTGAAAAATTTTCCATTAGTTTCCCAAGCTTTAAAAAAGTTTGTTAGAAATCTGCTTGTTCTAGCTCTCATTGGTATAAGGGTCtgtaatttattacatatttagtAAATCTGCTTTCCCCATATTATTGCATCTGGTACTGTGTACTATAATACAAAGGCAGTCTTGAGATTTCATAGTGGAAGAAAGATGTATCTGAATGGCTCTTAAGTAGTGAATTCTTATTATCCAAGAGATCCTTACAATATGATCAGGAACATTTTGTAAACTATATGGCATTGAATAGGTCATGACAGTATTGTTTATGGCCACATTGAAGAAGGGCAAGTTCtgattttctaaagttttatggGTGACTatggttttttttctctctggttttctgAAAGCTTTCTGTATCTACGTGTGAAGACAGCATATTGCTGATATACAaagaatatttcaagaaaaatcaTATTGGTTAATGAAATCTATAGCTTCCCAAAGTTATATAAATTCAGTAAGAAGAATGATTGGTTTTAAAGCACTTTATAGGTGTTGAAGTTCTGATAATAAGTCTCGTTCatacaatataaatatgaatCTCAAACAATCTTTAGAAAtgctttttactgttttaatATCTCTGTTGAATTCCTTTGCTATCATTCCTTGTAATAAAACTACTGGGAAGGGGATTTCAATGAAGCTCATCAGTTAAATGCATGAGAGAAACAGACTTTGGGATTGTTCTAAGGCAGGTTTTAGGTATGTATTTTAGTTTTAcatgtaataatatttttaagaaaaccttAATACCTGTAAAATTGTGCATTCCTATATCTTGTTCTAACCTCTTAATCAAGACCTTGATGGATCTCTTGATACAATACTTAATCCAACTTACTAAACAGGATCTTATGTAACTACCCCAATACTTTGCCTTTTTATGGAAAGGAAGAAGGTGGGTAAACAAAATTCTCTCTGAAGACAGAACGCTATTGTAAGGTGGCTTGAGAAATGTCTTCATAGGCACTTTCCCTGTTTTGCTTAAATAGGTTAGATgtgctttgttcatattttcctaATCTTCTTTCTAATCGAGTATCTTGACTACTGCTTAAAACTTAAAACACCAGTGGTCTATTTCTTGTCTCTTCTGAATTGTGTACTAACTGAACACCGAAGTAAATTAATTTAAATCTATAGTTTGGTTTCTCTTATTCACACCATTTAGTAAGTTTGTGGCTTTTGAAAATACATATAGTTTTCTAAGGTAATCCTGGAGAATCAAATGGTAGATTGAGGTATAGGACCACTGTATATGactgcctgtgtgtgtgctggCAGTTTTGGGAGGTGCCATTCCCATGAGATAGGTATGAATGATCTTTACTGGAATTATGCAAAGTGGCAAAGATGGAACAACCTAGAGTTCAAATATTAGGAATTTCATTTCAATTGTCCATATTGTTGTCTCTTGAAAAATTGTGACATTGT
The DNA window shown above is from Rhinopithecus roxellana isolate Shanxi Qingling chromosome 21, ASM756505v1, whole genome shotgun sequence and carries:
- the RNF165 gene encoding E3 ubiquitin-protein ligase RNF165 isoform X3 yields the protein MKMEESVGKVEELIESEAPPKASEQETAKEEDGSVELESQVQKDGVADSTVISSMPCLLMELRRDSSESQLASTESDKPTTGRVYESDSSNHCMLSPSSSGHLADSDTLSSAEENEPSQAETAVEGDPSGVSGATVGRKSRRSRSESETSTMAAKKNRQSSDKQNGRVAKVKGHRSQKHKERIRLLRQKREAAARKKYNLLQDSSTSDSDLTCDSSTSSSDDDEEVSGSSKTITAEIPGHLDPGFLASDKTSAGNAPLNEEINIASSDSEVEIVGVQEHARCVHPRGGVIQSVSSWKHGSGTQYVSTRQTQSWTAVTPQQTWASPAEVVDLTLDEDSRRKYLL